The following proteins are encoded in a genomic region of Rattus rattus isolate New Zealand chromosome 2, Rrattus_CSIRO_v1, whole genome shotgun sequence:
- the C2H6orf118 gene encoding LOW QUALITY PROTEIN: uncharacterized protein C6orf118 homolog (The sequence of the model RefSeq protein was modified relative to this genomic sequence to represent the inferred CDS: deleted 2 bases in 1 codon) — protein sequence MAMAKDLEPDFYLKWKHCETPGVKTLCNLRKLLSQIQRDHRKDIYVYTSGHLNPTKLYKPPEIIFQHWRNANRSWEKPTTSTPPVSVSRNKQVAEMKDAWVRFTVNTALHPNDIQNTPLFRYLNPQVQSSLALEGDSSTIPQKDGEEELQERHVFSRETHMKEELRLPAVKVLRYPEVVSSRQCSRSAPGRDVYQYVNSYLAGITKADRYKKFLSFQKEVLVKDDLLKYDFTGSKVAVNHENRLKEELQKICTCNPQQFNRLQVFGEIFEDICNSSLIFGDLLKEVKDEYELYMAALLDSQPTAQYQRLLAEVKGLEKSPVHSRDLAQVKEHLRKLQHAALAALEHNDRLRNELETESLLLQSAKEKAELSRRKIQDEKQLTLIERVEKRRCEIFEKWDEIKALEKQIKETLVHTRVTDITENGIKSMENEAVKLETTNRILKKKIKVIESHMKQLLKRNKISEEERQILWDLIREHSDIGDVEDDSEMFGKMT from the exons ATGGCGATGGCAAAGGATCTGGAACCTGATT TTTACCTAAAGTGGAAGCATTGTGAGACACCGGGTGTTAAGACTCTATGCAACTTGAGGAAACTCCTGTCCCAAATCCAGAGGGACCACAGGAAGGACATCTATGTGTACACATCAGGACACCTGAACCCCACGAAGCTCTACAAGCCACCAGAGATCATTTTCCAGCACTGGCGCAATGCAAACAGGTCATGGGAGAAACCTACCACTTCCACACCCCCGGTCTCTGTCTCCAGAAACAAGCAAGTAGCAGAGATGAAGGATGCTTGGGTCCGCTTTACAGTGAACACAGCCCTGCATCCCAATGACATTCAGAATACGCCGCTGTTCAGGTACCTGAACCCGCAGGTGCAGTCCTCCCTTGCCCTCGAAGGGGACTCCTCCACGATTCCACAGAAAGACGGGGAAGAGGAACTACAGGAAAGACACGTGTTTTCTCGGGAAACACACATGAAGGAA GAGCTCAGGCTGCCCGCAGTGAAAGTACTCAGATACCCAGAGGTGGTATCCAGCCGCCAGTGCTCCAGGTCCGCCCCGGGCAGGGACGTGTATCAGTACGTCAACTCCTACCTAGCTGGTATAACAAAAGCGGACAGATACAAGAAGTTCCTGAGTTTCCAAAAAGAAGTGCTGGTAAAAGATGATCTCCTGAAGTATGACTTTACGGGCAGTAAGGTGGCTGTGAACCACGAGAACAGACTGAAGGAG GAGCTCCAGAAGATATGCACCTGCAACCCCCAGCAGTTCAACAGGTTGCAGGTCTTTGGGGAAATCTTCGAGGATATTTGCAACAGCTCTTTGATCTTCGGGGATCTCCTGAAAGAGGTTAAG GATGAATATGAACTCTACATGGCAGCTCTCCTGGATTCACAGCCTACTGCACAGTATCAG CGGCTCCTGGCTGAAGTCAAGGGGTTGGAGAAGAGCCCTGTGCACAGCAGGGACCTTGCTCAAGTCAAGGAGCATCTGAGGAAGCTCCAGCATGCTGCCCTGGCAGCCCTGGAGCACAATGACAG ACTCAGAAATGAGCTGGAGACTGAGAGCTTATTGCTCCAGTCTGCTAAGGAGAAGGCAG AATTATCTCGTAGGAAAATACAGGACGAGAAACAACTCACTCTGATCGAAAGGGTGGAGAAGAGGAGATGTGAGATCTTTGAAAAATGGGATGAGATTAAAGCGCTTGAGAAACAGATCAAAGAAACTCTAGTGCACACAAGAGTGACGGATATCACTGAAAACGGCATTAAAAGCATGGAG AACGAAGCTGTAAAGTTGGAAACAACAAACAGaatcttaaagaagaaaataaaa GTTATTGAAAGCCATATGAAGCAGCTCCTAAAAAGGAATAAGATCAGCGAGGAGGAAAGGCA GATTCTGTGGGATCTCATTAGGGAACATTCAGATATTGGGGATGTCGAAGACGACTCTGAAATGTTTGGAAAAATGACATAG